The segment tattttttttcgactGGCTTttgttaatagaaaattataatagctaTTTGTCAGAATATTCTAGCAATGTATTATTCAAaagttcataaattttaagcgTCAATTGAATTTGTGGCATTTCGGATAGTACAGAATATATCTCTATCttacttataaaacataaagaaagtaaggattaaaaaaaaatacttcgtaTGGTCGTAATTAATTGCTTAGAATACGATCTTTCATTCGAGGATTCTTAACACCGTGTCCTTATATGATGTCGATTATATTGTAGCTGGTCTCATAACGGCCACAAGAGAATATACCTTAAACACTGTATAATGTACAAACTATGATATAAGGCtactaatgtttatttatacatataagattTAAGTACTTACTCTAACTACTACATTCAATAATCTGAGACTtcgagtttatttataaatgttactttatttaagtTCCTGCATGTATTACATGGTAATTCCTTGAATTTTATGTCAGTTCTTTAGAGAATTATGACAGCTGACAAATCGTCATTCGTCAGTAGTCACTGTCAGCCCTCCTTGTACCATGGCGGCTGTATTTGTTTCTAATAGaagatttgataaaataacgcaaaaatatgttaaattagcCACATCAATTACAAATACctcagtaattttaaataagccacaattaaatataatttgtagacAATGTGCGGTCACAAGTTACTACAGGgtatgtacatttaatttttacctaTTTACAGTTcttcatattattacattttttaccttttttaatttataatttattcattatttagtattattctTCATCACCGCCGAGCAAAGCCGGTGGGACGGACGCagcaaaaaatgttttggCGGCAGTTTTGGCTAACAAACCAAAGACGGGCAAAATCCCAGTTGGTAAGCTTTAGCCcctgcaataaatatattataaacaattaattatataatgttgttaaaaCTAATTGATATTTTGGGGTATTTTAAGTCATTACCGTGAAAGTTGcgtaatttaaatgtgacCTTGTAGCCAATTACCATGAAGCATCAcaatgtaaattttgtataaatttgatacatttttaatagataatcTTAGATATCCGACGCTggaaataaatcttatttaaccAACATAGTATTGTCTTCaggcattttaaaaataaacaatcaacCTATCATTGTTACTAATTGTGTTTTCCTTAGAAACATTTCTTTGGTAGATATTTgtagaaaatttgtttattaagcCTTGTTTGTAATCGATTCTTATCTTTATTTGCTTGTTCACAGTTAATGTATTTCTAATTGTGCTGTCATTAAGAATGTATACTCAATACTCATGTTTTAGTAtcacatttaattttcattcattcttTGTCTAATGCCTGGTTGATGCAGTCCCCGCTCTATTCCTAtcctatatatgtatttatccTCCCAAATGTATTCCATTCCCTTGATATGGTCTCCCATCCTTAGGCATCCAAAAGCGAGACTGCTTTCATCCAGGTGCGTCTGTTCTATCTCGAGAAGATATCAATCTGGGAGATGCCAAGCCGGTGACGGGGATGGACATGGTTAGGGGCATGTTGGAATATGTGTGGCCCAAGGTAAGATCAAAAGATACATACCATAGACAACCAAATTTACTTTgaaggtaatttaaaattgtctatGGCCGTTTCTCATATAAATCAATCAtgattctatatatattttttaaacattgatattattatgatgAAATAGCATTGTTTTAACTCATGATGTCATCAtcatgtaatatttaagttcCATACATCCatagagttattttttttttgtatttagttCCAAGAATTTTTTATCGAATTTCAGGATAACACAATGATCAGAAACCGCGTGATGTTGTCCCTATCCCTCCTGTTTGGTGCTAAGGTGATGAATGTCACTGTGCCCTTCTTCTTCAAGTATGCAGTGGATGAGGTCAATAACCTCACAACTACTCCGACGGGAGATGCTTTATTAGGAATGGCCACAGTGCCCCAGGCGTTGGGAACAACAGCGTTTAGTTTGTTGGTTGGATGTGagtatagtataattttattgcaatcaAATGAGAGTTGCAATttgaataatagttttaaggtTAAATGCGAAATCTTTTAGGCGTTTTCCACAGAAATGTAGAGAGGCACTGACCACAGtagataaatatagtttttaatatgaattaagaaattattgaaTGATGTCAATAAATGATATGGCATGTCAGCGAACGTGTATAAAGTTGAATGTGTAGGTGCTGAATTATTaagcaataaaatgtttgttttcgatttttaaaaactaatgttAGTTGCTAGgattgaaaaacaaatgaaatgattatcatgttaatataattgattcgTTCTGGTTGGTTTGAGGTCTTTTCTTTCTTAGGtccattaatttttcattctatattgtctatttaaatgtaataaaagctTCTGTTTCCACACGTCATTACCTTTGTTAGGTAGTTTGTTCACtctgatatatataagtatattgtagtatatatttaataaaaactaatattttctgatttactacgcgtttttttattattttacgtatTCTCGAGGTTTTCGGTTCCTTCGCAGCAATCTTGATTTCggtcagacgagatgaaaatgctgcaaaggaaccgaaacgtcgggattatgtagttcataaaataacagaaacgTAGCACATCCGACTATCCGTGTTATTGGAATCAGTACCTATAATCTCAGTTATGATGATATTGGTGTGCAGACGGCATCGCCCGCGCGTCCGCCGCCGGGTTCAACGAGCTCCGTAACGCCGTGTTCGCGAGGGTCGCGCAGCACTCCATACGCAAGCTGGCCTGCAACGTATTCCTGCATCTCCACAACCTCGACCTTAGCTTCCACCTCGCCAGGCAGACCGGGGCCTTGTCTAAGGTCCTTATACTTTTGCATATTCTCTAATAGTCAACCTATAAGTCAATTGTCAgttaatgtgtttattttaattacttataactCATTCTCTCTTCGTTGAggaaattttgttgtttttataatcatttcatAACAACATTAATCGACTAGagcctttataatatttattgtctgtATCATGATGactattatacaataatatataagatatatatatatatatcttatatattattgtattgtattcatTTGCTATTAGGATAAAGAAAATTCTTAAagaatatagtaaaatttgaatttactttttaatgtaacaaaccttttatattgtttttttctttttacttcAGACCATAGACCGCGGCTCCCGTGCTATAAACTTTGTGTTGTCAGCTATGGTGTTCAACATCGTGCCGACCATATTTGAATTATGTTTGGTGTCGACGATCCTCGGTCTGAAAGGGGGACTGGCATTCGCaggtacattttatatttatactatacgcataaaaatttatagtaattcaACTCGAATACAGTACATTAATTTGCAGTAACAcagaaatatgttttcatatcGTAACGTAGACGACAAAACGTTTaggaatcaaataaaaataataatgaaagtaaatGATATTTGTAAGGCGTGGCGTTTAGTTGCGTGGGTGTGTACGCGGCCTTCACGTTAGCCATAACACAGTGGAGAACCAAGTTTAGGGTTCACATGAATAAGGCTGAAAACGAAGCGGGGAATAAGGCGGTGGACTCACTCATCAACTACGAAACTGTCAAGGTTACTAATAatcaatatcatatatatatagtataaatatagaaaaatgatttttcccccaaaaaaaaactttaactcAAATATTGTTCTctgaaaatatgattaatgattttaatttctaaaatgaaaatcaatcTTCTAATCTAAAagtaataagtatattatgttGCCTAAAATAAAGTGATCCGTGTACATTGAATGAAACGTGATATAACTTCCAGTACTTCAACAACGAGAAGTACGAGCTGGAGAAGTACGACTCGTCTCTCCGCACGTACGAGACGGCGTCGCTGAAGACCGCCTCCAGCCTGGCGCTGCTGAACTTCGGCCAGCACGCCATATTCAGCGCCGGGCTCACTGTCATCATGATAATGGCGGCACAGGAAATAGCCAAGGGTATCCATACTGACTGTTATACTAATATCATTAATGGCAGACCTTGTGACTGtgtttgttttgtatgcaataactgctgaagtaattttaaatatttgtggcTGAAGGACTTTATATAGCATGTTCTTCTGTGCTTGAAGTTGACCATACCACAAGTGTTGTCGACAAAACATTGAGTTTGCAACTTTCTTTTCTAAATCGTCGCACATCATAATATATAGCTAACCTAACTTAGAGGAAACGGAAGCACCTGGCAACTCCGTGTGTGGTTGGAAAATGAAAGCtctgaatttaataataactacatACAAAGTACAAACAGTGATAAAAAACATTGATGCCTATACTTTATCTGACTCATCATAACTCATCATAAGTCATCATGACTCATTGTAACTCATCAAGctcactttaattatattgttgtaGGTAACATGTCGGTGGGTGACCTGGTGATGGTGAACGGCCTAGTGTTCCAGCTGTCTGTTCCTCTCGGGTTCCTGGGCTCGGTGTACCGCGAGGTCCGTCAGGCGCTCGTGGACATGCAGACCATGTTCACACTCATGACCGTCCAGTCCAAGGTCAAGGTGAGACACTTCACACTTCCACCGACTCAAAGAGTCTAAATACAAGAGGCGTAATAGTCGCActattgaagctcctctccctgtaacgcgatggacccggcacccgcacggtgaatccattgaatgctcaGAAGTTTCGTCCCATCTTAGACCTtagtaaagtaaaatatgaatacataTCTCAGTAATATTCCCTATTAAAGGATATgccattttgaatttttgtagGAAAAGAGCCAAGCACCGAAACTGATCATCGACAACAAAACAGCGACCATAGAGTTTAAAGATGTGAGCTTCAAATATGTGAACGGCAAGCCCATACTGAACAACCTGTCCTTCACCATACCGGCCGGCAAGAAGATCGGCATCGTGGGCGGCTCAGGGAGCGGGTGAGGGACAGACATACATACTTCATATACATGTAGCAAAAAATCCATCACTGTGAcgtcaaaataatattgtcttaAAGATCTCTTTATAACGAGAactttgtattatttcaaaatattatatatgtatacatacatttagtaTGTTAACAACATGAGTATGTAACTTGATTGggaatttaaatgtcatttagAGCACTTCATTTTATCTCTTACGTTAACTTTAAATGCAATATACAATCACATGTCAGTCCCGAGGTGTATGTCACCACGTCACGCGTCAGTTAATTTTTCGTGTGAGATAATATGAGTATAGTGTGTGTCTACATGTTCCAGTAAGTCCACGATGGTGCGTCTCCTATTCCGTTTCTTCGAACCTCAGTCTGGACAAATACTGGTCGCCggacaaaatattaaggatTTGGACCTAGCGAGCTTGAGGAAAGCCATCGCCATCGTACCGCAAGTATGTCTGACACGTTTAAAATGAGTTGGTACATGgaacattttacattatagtattaacgttgGTTATTCAGTGAGAAAATTGAAACGCTTCGTGCAGTTGCAAACTTGTGGTAGGCATACGAGTGAAAATATGAAtgatacagataaaatattcacattcgatttaacttttgtttttttttttattagttcagTCAAAGctattaataaactatacaGTACGAGATTACTTAactgaagaaaaaataatacagtctCAAACATCACGTAATGTTAGAAAAGATATAGGtagtaactaattatataggCCAACCGGTCTTAGTAGGACATCCGGCATCCACAGATACTACATAAGGGTTACGGatgtattaaatgtatgaGATCACTACAacgttgtttatttatattcatagcaAATCAGATCGCCACTGAAGACTCATGGCAACTCATCACATATCGATTAAAACATTAGCACCATACATTAATCCATTTTTAatggattattttatatcccgGTCAGTATTCAGATGTGTGTCTGTTTCAGGACTGTGTGCTGTTCCACGACACCATCCTCCACAACCTTCACTACGGGGACCTCAACAAGAGTATGGAGGACGTGTACAAGGCCAGCCAGCTCGCTGAGCTACACGAATCGGTACAAACGTGGCCGaaggtaaaaattataagtgttACTACTAAGTGACTCTCTGAAAGCGATAGAATAGTGATGAATAATCAGTCAGTGTTGGATAAGGCACATAACAAGATTTTCAGTAGTGCCGACcctaatcaaaattttaccttaaatatttaaatccttGACAtgcattgatatattttattatatacagtatGTTCAGAATGTTCGTGATATTGAATTaagttaaagatattatttttataattaaaactatattttcgttatataaatatttctaatatattatcactaatgatgttatattaatttatatgtgtgtgtatcaGGGTTACGACACTCAAGTGGGCGAGCGTGGCTTGAAGCTGTCTGGTGGAGAGAAACAGAGAGTTGCGATAGCACGTGCCATACTCAAGGACAGTCCCATCATAGTGTTCGACGAGGCCACCTCGAGTCTAGACTCGCTCACTGAACACGTGAGATAGCATTGATGATATgtgtatttaactttaacgaagcaaaaatatataaaaaaaatatttgggcATAGAGTCCCCCGCGCGGCAGACGTGAAGCTTCGTAATGTTTGAATGAAAACAGGAAGGggtagaaattgatttttaagaaGTTTTTAGTGTTTCTGTAAggcaaactttattaacatatcaTACAAGTCACAATTGATTGCCCGCTTGCGTCCGAGCGCAACGCATGCCCTCTCTGTCCTTTTtcaccccccccccccctctcGGGAGAAGACGGGTCCCCTGGTCGGGACAGGAACGTTAACTTTTGGAAAGTAGCATAAGAGTtttcacttcaataatatGTAGCTTCATatgtaatttcataataaatagtttcttataatttaaaatctgtgATGTCATTACAGTTAATAGTTGTTAATACGTAAAGAAGTCCCGACAATTGTTATCGTACAATTGTTTCTTATgagtcataaaattattcaatgacCTACATACAATTTCTTTACATACGACGTTTGCAGTATAGAATATACAAATGTGTGCGTGTTTGTGATTGTCTATATAAAGACGTCACAGCCAATCgagaacttaaattattaactattactATTTCCAGGCGATCCTTCAAGCTCTCAAGGCGGCGACCATCGGCCGTACGTCGATCTGCATCGCCCATCGTCTGTCAACAGTGGCCGATGCCGACGAGATACTTGTACTGGAGAAGGGCAGCGTCTCCGAGAGAGGGAATCACAACCAGCTCATACAAAATAGAAACTCATTGTACTACAGGCTATGGGAGAAACAGAATAGAGAAGCCGTGCCTAGAGTTTAGAACGACCAATGTTGGAACCAACATTTGTTCGGTTTGGATGTTGGCCCAATATTGGCCCAATGTTCGTCCACGTTGGTACATTCTATAAAGACAGTCGGTTGTAATTGTTATActagaaatgtttatattaaaatttatattggttTCAAACCCGCTCGGTCACCTGATGTGGTCAGacacatattatttacattgttatacccaaaaatatattatacatagataattgtttgtaaacatttaaattttattcttaaactcGTTTTATAGTCTATGGTTTGGACGATATTCATAGAAGCTTGgtcttttatgatttataacaaaacctGAAGAAAATTGTGTAGAAATATTCCTTAAACATgattttgcaaaatatatctctataaaggatttttttgttCCCCAAACGTTGCGTTTCAGACATTATCTATTTAGTTTACGagcttctaaataaaaaacctcGTCTTGaaccaaatttattatagtcaATATCTTCTAAGCGTTTTATTCCTTCTATGACTAAACGGTTATatgacttataatttaatttaggacAAATTGGACAAATCGCATGATATAATCTGTGTACAAACAAcagagtatattttattgatcgtCTACATAACCTCGTTTTAATTTCAAgtttcgtaaaaaatatataatttttatttatgctataaattatataaagtcgTCGGAGTCGtgtacatatttgtatgtgaACTGTACATATACCTACtgttaattaagaatattattttgttttagatgTGTTTTATTCCATCCCTACCTACACTGATAATAATGACATGTTAAAGCCTTTATgttcttaataatttagaaatctTGCAGTAattttgaatagaaaatacaGAATTATAACCTTATTCATACAAGTATAATTCAAACCTGCAATCTCGTCTCTAGCTGTACTATGGAAATAGAAGTAGGGGATCTATTTCCAACTCTAGTGTTATCTAGCTTTGGTGATAAAAAGCAATCGACGTTCTTAACTAATAAACATAGTGTACGAACTGAGTTTTTATGATAGTCTGGATATGATTTGGATAGTACCATACATGTCCAtagatgttatatattaaatctcaaGGCTCTACgctagttattaaataattattaagaattataaaaaatatatattgaacgtGTTAGAATTCTAACTCTTATTTATGATTCAGCTCATGATGTGTTAGAATTGAAGTAGCAAAGGACCTAAAAGACAACACTAAAGGTTTCGGACAATCACTCTTCAAAGTAAGTAACTGCATTTTCTTCATCTCGAAATAACTCCTGACAGTTTCGAACGATAAACccaaaaaacaatattcagtTCAGTCACACGAACTCTACTCTCAAATTAAGTTagcaaaaaagttttaatgattttggAATGCTGTGACCGTTTGTGGTTTaactacttaattttatattaataccgGCCACTTgtgtcttattattttataagtcacAAGTGGCCGGTATTAATAATACTGTTAATCGTTTACCAATCGATGACGGTTGTCATGGCAACGATATTGCAACAACCATTTGTCAGAGGTTTTGagtttatttttcagttaattttataatatggagTTAATTTAGCAATTTACAAAGGATGTCAGTTCTCAGTCTCGTGCCAGAAGAGAAACGAAAAGATCaaaggttatttattttataaaatatcgtataaagcgaagtatatgtatattgtgaaATTAGATGTTACGTCAAGTTTTCAAAGAGTGGGCTTGTTGATTGATAGATTGATTGACCTTGTTTTTAcagaacttttaattttacttttttattatttttttttggtaagaAGAAAAATGAACATGTGTTTGgtatttagttaatataaaagctAGAAGTTTTGTTATCTTTTGATAACATAGTATCAATAAGATGTGTTTGTAACGTGACTGTACAGATCGTCTTTAGAGAGTGTATACAGCAGTAACTCCAGACTGAATTTGTTAAACAAACGGAAGCGCTATACTCCGGACATGTCAACATCGTCTAAGGGTGATAAATATGTGACACAGAGAGTGC is part of the Danaus plexippus chromosome 11, MEX_DaPlex, whole genome shotgun sequence genome and harbors:
- the LOC116765609 gene encoding iron-sulfur clusters transporter ABCB7, mitochondrial isoform X2, with the translated sequence MAAVFVSNRRFDKITQKYVKLATSITNTSVILNKPQLNIICRQCAVTSYYRYYSSSPPSKAGGTDAAKNVLAAVLANKPKTGKIPVDINLGDAKPVTGMDMVRGMLEYVWPKDNTMIRNRVMLSLSLLFGAKVMNVTVPFFFKYAVDEVNNLTTTPTGDALLGMATVPQALGTTAFSLLVGYGIARASAAGFNELRNAVFARVAQHSIRKLACNVFLHLHNLDLSFHLARQTGALSKTIDRGSRAINFVLSAMVFNIVPTIFELCLVSTILGLKGGLAFAGVAFSCVGVYAAFTLAITQWRTKFRVHMNKAENEAGNKAVDSLINYETVKYFNNEKYELEKYDSSLRTYETASLKTASSLALLNFGQHAIFSAGLTVIMIMAAQEIAKGNMSVGDLVMVNGLVFQLSVPLGFLGSVYREVRQALVDMQTMFTLMTVQSKVKEKSQAPKLIIDNKTATIEFKDVSFKYVNGKPILNNLSFTIPAGKKIGIVGGSGSGKSTMVRLLFRFFEPQSGQILVAGQNIKDLDLASLRKAIAIVPQDCVLFHDTILHNLHYGDLNKSMEDVYKASQLAELHESVQTWPKGYDTQVGERGLKLSGGEKQRVAIARAILKDSPIIVFDEATSSLDSLTEHAILQALKAATIGRTSICIAHRLSTVADADEILVLEKGSVSERGNHNQLIQNRNSLYYRLWEKQNREAVPRV
- the LOC116765609 gene encoding iron-sulfur clusters transporter ABCB7, mitochondrial isoform X1; this translates as MAAVFVSNRRFDKITQKYVKLATSITNTSVILNKPQLNIICRQCAVTSYYRYYSSSPPSKAGGTDAAKNVLAAVLANKPKTGKIPVGIQKRDCFHPGASVLSREDINLGDAKPVTGMDMVRGMLEYVWPKDNTMIRNRVMLSLSLLFGAKVMNVTVPFFFKYAVDEVNNLTTTPTGDALLGMATVPQALGTTAFSLLVGYGIARASAAGFNELRNAVFARVAQHSIRKLACNVFLHLHNLDLSFHLARQTGALSKTIDRGSRAINFVLSAMVFNIVPTIFELCLVSTILGLKGGLAFAGVAFSCVGVYAAFTLAITQWRTKFRVHMNKAENEAGNKAVDSLINYETVKYFNNEKYELEKYDSSLRTYETASLKTASSLALLNFGQHAIFSAGLTVIMIMAAQEIAKGNMSVGDLVMVNGLVFQLSVPLGFLGSVYREVRQALVDMQTMFTLMTVQSKVKEKSQAPKLIIDNKTATIEFKDVSFKYVNGKPILNNLSFTIPAGKKIGIVGGSGSGKSTMVRLLFRFFEPQSGQILVAGQNIKDLDLASLRKAIAIVPQDCVLFHDTILHNLHYGDLNKSMEDVYKASQLAELHESVQTWPKGYDTQVGERGLKLSGGEKQRVAIARAILKDSPIIVFDEATSSLDSLTEHAILQALKAATIGRTSICIAHRLSTVADADEILVLEKGSVSERGNHNQLIQNRNSLYYRLWEKQNREAVPRV